A stretch of DNA from Dehalobacterium formicoaceticum:
TTAATTTGCTTCAGTAATTTCTTTCAGAAATTTCTTTCAGAAAATTTCTCAGCATCTGCGGGCCATCCGGTGTCATGATGGACTCCGGATGAAACTGCAGCCCGAAAAGGTTATATTCTTGATGCTTTACACCCATTATTTCACCGTCCTCTGTACGGGCGATGATCCTTAGACATTGGGGGATCGTGTCCTCAATAACGGCCAGAGAGTGGTATCTCGCCACCGGAATGACCTCCGGCAAACCCTTAAACAAGGCGCTGTCCGTATCAAGAAATGTCCTGGATTGCTTACCGTGCATCAGCTCTTTTGCGTAAGATACCGTGGCGCCGAATGCTTGGCAAATGGCCTGATGGCCCAGACAAACGCCCAGTATTGGATATTGATCACCAAAGCGAAGTACAGTTTCAATACAGATCCCAGCAGCCTCCGGTCTGCCGGGACCGGGCGAAATGATGATCGCTTCCGGTCGCAAAGCATCAATTTCATCTGTCGTCATATCATCGTTTCGGATCACTTTAATATCGGGATTAATTGAGCCGATCAGCTGATAAAGGTTATAAGAAAAGCTGTCATAATTATCGATCAAGAGGATCATGATTCCACCTCCTCCGCCATTTTAATAGCATTGACAACTACCGTCGCCTTGTTGATGCATTCCTGATATTCATTCTCCGGAACAGAATCGGCGACAATCCCCGCGCCGCTTCGGATAAAAACCTTGTTGTTTTTCTTATAAGCGATGCGGATGGCGATGCAGGTATCCAGATTTCCGGTAAAATCAATATACCCGATGGCTCCGCCATAAATTCCGCGCCTGTTGTTTTCCAGGTCATTGATCAGCTGACAGGCACGTATTTTCGGCGCCCCGGAAAGGGTACCTGCGGGAAGTATGGCATCTACCGCATCCAGGGCATCTTTATCTTCCCGTATTTCACCGCATACAGTTGACCCGATGTGCATGACGTGGGAAAATCGTTCAATGGTGTGCAGCTTACTCACCTCAACGGTGCCGAATTTACTGATTCTGCCGAGATCGTTTCGTCCCAGATCCACCAGCATGTTGTGCTCCGCCAGCTCCTTGGGGTCACTAAGAAGGCTCTCTTCCAAGGCTTTATCCTCTGCCTCCGAATTACCCCGGAGACGCGTACCGGCAAGGGGAAAGGTGTGCAGCACCCCGTTTTCCAGTTTGACCAGGGTTTCCGGTGATGCCCCGGCAATTTCAATGTCCGAGGAAGCGAAAAAAAACATATATGGTGAGGGATTAATCGTCCGCAACATCCTGTAAGTATTGAGCAGGCTGCCCTCAAATCCGGCCTCGAGGCGATTGGAAAGCACGATCTGGAAAATATCTCCTTCACGGATGTGATGCTTTGCTTTCTCGACCATAGCGCAATACCGGGCCTCATCAAAAAGTGGATTAAATTCACTGGTGAGCTTACCGGGCTCATCCAGACAGGGTTTCCCATTTTTGATCAGCTTCTTCAGGTTTTCCAGCTCCATCATGGCCTTATTGTAATTTTTCTCAAGATCCGCAAGCTCTATATTTGCGATCAGGGTTATTTTCTGCCGAAAATTATCAAATGCGATCACTTTATCAAAGAGCATCAGGTCAACATCCTTAAACCCCTCCGGATCCTCGACATCAGAGGTAAAGGCCGGTTCCGAATATTTCAGATAATCATAGGAAAAGTACCCCACCAGCCCACCGGTAAAGGATGGAAGATCATCGAACCTAGGGCTTTTATATTGATCAAGCACCTGACGGATATATTTTCCGGGATCTTCCGTCTCAAAAGAAAGCAGACCAATCTTCATCTGACCGTTAATGCAGGTTATTTCAAGCTTTGGATCAAAGCCGAGAAAAGTGTATCGTCCCCATTTTTCATCACCTGTGACGGATTCCAGCATATAGCAGTTGTTTGAGACATTTTTCAGGATTTTGAGTACTTCTATCGGTGTCTTGATGTCGGACATCATCTCTGTACTCACAGGAACAACATTGTACTTTCCCGTTTCGGCAATTTTTCTGACTTCCTTAAGGCTTGGTTTTACCATGACCATGATCTCCCTCCTTTTGGCAATAAATGAGCAATAAAAAAGTCCCTGACCGATCTTATCTTAATGAAATGATCGGTCAAGGACGAATTAATAATCAATATTATCCGCGGTGCCACCTTGTTTTACAGCAAAGCTGTACACTTAACAGGATACCATCATATCCCTGGCAACTTACGTATGCCTTCACGTCGCAGAATACTCGGCTTTCGCCTTTGACTGCGCCCTCAGCGGTCCATTTGATGACTTGTTTTCCACCCGACTCTCAGCACCACGGGCTCTCTTTGGGATCATGATCACCGTTATCTCCGCTTCAACGGTTTGGTAAAGCTATTAAATTTTAACTAAAATATCATAAAACTGATGTGTTTGTCAAGCATATATTTTACCCACTGCCACCTTCTGTTATATTTCATTTTATATTTGATTTGTCATCCTATTATTTATTTTTTTCTACTATACTCGGATAATTATTGATATATTTTAATTTTTTGGTTATACTCTTAGAAAGAGGTGGCTTCATGAAAAATCGAGATCTTTATCTCATACAGCTAATCCAATACAGGGATAAGCCATTAATAAAAGTCATAACCGGATTGAGGCGTTGTGGTAAGTCAACCCTACTTTCTCTTTTTGAGAACTATTTAATAGAAAACGGTGTAGTCAAAGACCATATTATTCGTATGAATTTTGAATCCTTTGAGTTTGATGAAATAACTAGCTACAAAGAACTACATGCCTATATAAAAGAACGACTTATTAATAACCGTGATAAGCATTATATTCTTCTTGACGAAGTACAACAGGTATCATCATGGGAAAAGGTTGTAAATTCATTTCTTGTCGATGCAAATGTCGATATCTATATTACTGGATCCAACGCATACTTACTATCTTCCGAGCTTTCCACATTGCTATCTGGTCGATATGTTGAAATCAAAATGCAGCCATTGTCCTTTAAAGAGTATTTAGATTTCACTGAAAATGATAAAATCTGCAATCTTCAAGAAAAGTTTAATCAATACCTTAAGTATGGTGGACTTCCCACTGTAGTTGATTTAATGGATAATCCAGATACAATAGGTCCCTTCCTGGAAGGGATATACAATACTGTGCTGATCAAAGATGTTATTAAAAGAAATGGTGTAAGAGATGCAGCCCTTCTTGAAAGTATATTAAAATTTATAGCTGCTAATATCGGCAGTATTGTCTCAACTAAAAAAATAAGTGATTATCTGACCAGCAGTGGCAGAAAGACGACCAGTGATACGATCGATAATTATCTTAGAATGCTTGAAAATGCATTCATTATCTACAAAGCAAATCGTTATGACTTAAAGGGGAAGATGTTTCTAAAAACCCTTGAAAAATACTATATTGTAGACATGGGCATTCGCAACCAACTTGCAGGACTGCGTAATACCGATTATGGCCATATTTTAGAAAATCTTGTTTATCTGGAACTATTAAGACGGGGCTACGACGTCACAATTGGAAAAGTTGGTAAATTAGAGGTTGATTTTGTCGCAACTAAAGCAGATGAGAAAATCTATTATCAGGTCTCAGCTACAATTTTAGATGAGAAAACAAGAGAACGAGAATTACGTCCTCTTGAGTCCATATCTGATAATTATCCAAAATATATTCTTACCATGGACCAAACCGTCTTTAATGACTATTCTGGGATCAAAGTAAAAAATATCATAGACTTTCTGCTTGAATAGTAATAATTTAGCCCCTTAATCGGGGCTTTCTTCAATCTGCTTCCAGTCAGCTACCCGAAACGGATATCCGTCATAGAAATTACAGAACGTGCACCTGCTGTCCTTAGGGGCTTGTTTAATCGCCGAATCAAAGCATTGCAATCTGCATTTATTGATAAATTTATACCGGCCTTTCGAATTTATTTTGATGATTCTGTTGTAATTGCTGCTTCGTTTCTGGCAGTATAATACTCTAGTTCTTGCCGTACAAAATCTAGTGATAATAGTCTTTCTTTTATCTGCTCAATATTTAACCTATCGGTGTTATCGGAATTGTATTCTATCTCAGCAGAAAGTTTTTGGTCCCCCTCAATAAAATACTTATCATAATTAAGATCTCTTTTGTCTGCGGGTACTCTGAAAAAACCACCCATATCTTCTGCTTTTATATATTCTTCCTTTGTTAAAAGGGTTTCATATCTTTTTTCACCATGACGTGTGCCAATGATCTTTATTTCATTATCAGCATTAAATAGTTCCTTTATCGCCAGTGCCAAATCACCTATAGTAGATGCCGGTGATTTCTGAACCATAATGTCTCCTGCTTCCGCATTTTGAAATGCAAAGACTACAAGCTCTACCGCTTCATCGAGGCACATTAAAAACCTCGTCATATTGGGGTCTGTAACAGTTAATGGTTGTCCACTTTTTATCTGTTCGACAAATAAGGGTATTACGGAACCCCTGGAACACATCAATGATTATTTAGCACCGAAAGAGCTAACTACTGAACAAAAAAACAACTATAAATAATTTTGTCCGGCTTTCACCGGTTTCAGCCCCAGCCAGGTAATAAGAATGATAATTAATGATACCAGTGACAATCCCATAAAGGCAATAGAGAAATTCCCCGCTGTGAGGTCAAGGATGGATCCCAGTGCTGGTGGCCCTATTGTTGTACCTAAATTCGAGGCCACTGTCAGTATCCCCATACCCATTCCTATCTGGTGCGGTTTAACTATTTGCGGGAGATAAGCAAAAACAAAAACAGGTATCGGAGTGAATCCTATCCCGAGGCCCAGAGCCAACAAGGGTAAGGGCAGGATATTTTTTGCCAAGAAAGCAAAAGAAACTAAGGAGATGAAAGACCCAATAAGTAAATACGGCTTCTTGCGACCGGTTTTATCAAATATTATCCCTATGATAGGTGCAAGAAAAATCGAAACAAGCATGATTAAGCTAGTGAGAAATCCGGCACTTTGGACAGATATCCCCAGGGACTGATACAACTTGGAGCCAAAGGTCATATAAGATAACAGCTGAAGGTTTGCTAAAGCCCAGATAGCAGCAAGCAGCCAAACACCCAAATTGCCACCGATATTTGAGGATGACCCCGAGCTACTGGAATTATTCCCGATTTCATTTTTAGGTAAATAAAGTGCGAAGAATACCAGAGCTAAAACCACTGCCAAATAGCCGGCAATTATCCACATAATGCCTCTCCATCCTACAACTCCTCCAAGATAACCGAAGAGATTAGCCGCCAAAACAGTACCTGTTGGTACGGCTATGTTAAAAATACCCATACCAAGACCGATATTCTTTTCGTCAAAAAACATAGTAATTAATATGGGAGCAAGTACTATTACTACCGTCGCTCCTACCCCGGCTATTAATCTGCAAAAAAACAATAGTGAAAAAAAACCGGCTAAAGAAAATGCTGTTACTCCCACAATCATAATTAGTAACCCTGCAAGTATCATTGCCTTCATATCAAATCGGTTGGCCATATAAGCTATTAAAAGGGGCAGAAAAATCCCTGGAATAGCGTAAGCACCCATTAACATACCTTCCTGGGAGTTAGAAAAAGATACATCCTTTGCAATTTGACTAAATAAAGGCGGCAGTGCCTGCAAGGAAAAAGCAAAACCCATCATTATTAAAAAAGAGATCGCCAGAATAACCCATTTATACGAGTCATTCACATGATTATTACCCAAGTTTCATTTCCCCCTCGTCTTTTGAAGATATTCCCTTCATAATTCCCATTTTTCATGGTGTCTGAAACAATTATGCGTATTTAAATAGATGATTTTCGACGTTATTGAAATAGTTTATTTTTAACATGATGAATTCTTCTTTTCTTCTCCTGTTTTTTTAAAGTATATCACAAATTACACTTGATTAAAATTGGTTAGTGCATAAACAATCATTGATATAAATGATCGTTTATGATATTCTAAAAAAAAACAACTGAGTGATGAAATGGAAAATTACATCGAAGAGCAGAACTTTTTTAAAGCCTTTGCAGATGCTAGCCGACTTAAGATAATTGAAGTTCTTTCCTTAGAGTGCAAAAGCGTCAACGAGATAGCGAGGTTGGCGGGTCTTTCCCAGCCCTTAACATCTCACCATCTAAAGGTCTTGACTAAGGCAGGGATAGCCCGTGCGGAAAGCCGCGCAAGCTTTAACTATTACTGAATAGTTGACCCGGTGATCTGGAAGATCATCAAAGACTGTAGATATTTTTTGCTAGCTATTCAACAAAAATAGAGATTTAATCATTAATCATTTAATCCTCTTATCGATTATGCCCACAAAACAAAAAGAAAAAGGAGTGGTGATTGTTATGGTTGAAATGTTAAACAATACTCAGTCGACGGAAAGCTGCTGACCTCCGAAGAAGGATGTTGGTCAACACCCTATGGAGACAAATGCTAATACTAAGACTAATACTAAGACTAATGCCATTACTAATACTGAGCACTGTCAAATGTGCGGTCAACCTCTAACCTATTTAAGTGTGGGCAAAGAATTGACCTGCCATCAATGTGGCAAAACTGAAATCGGCAATATTTATTGTCCTAACGACCACTATATTTGTGACGATTGCCACGGAAAAGACCTTTTTGAGGTCATTTTGCAGGTGATTGAAACCACACCGGAAAAGAATCCATTTATGATTGCCGAGGAATTGATGGGTCATGGACGAGTGCCCATGTTGGGTTGTGAGAATGCCTGGATTGCCGCCGGATCATTCCTCGCAGCGCTGAAAAACGAAGGAACACTCAAAGTAACCGACGATCAGATTCATGAGGCTTTGCAGCGCACGAGAAAACAAGCCCTTGGCGGGTATTGCGGATTAACCGGTGTCTGCGGCATTGCTCCAGCCATGGGAGCCTGTTTTAGCGTGATATTAGGAGCATCCTGTCCCAAAGACCAGGAAACATCAAAGACCATGAGCGTGGTCGGGGATGTCATTCATGCCATTGCCTCCCATACGGGCCCATGCTGCTGCAAGGCTTTTGTCAGGGTTTCCCTGGATCAGGCAGTTGAATACGCCCAAAAGTACTTCAATGTTTCCTTGGAAACCGCAGACAAGGATCTGGTATGCACCTATGTGACACGCCATCCCCACGGGTGCCGCATGGAGAAATGCCCTTATTATCGGCCGGATGAAACGGCAGAAATTCATTGTCATTCAAATAATAACTATTATGCGGAAGAGATACAAAGTTTAAGCAAAATGGAACAACTACAGAAAAAAGCACTGGAATTGGGTGCTCAAAACGCCAAGATCATTCAGACAGATACAATTGCCGTTGCAGAATGGGTGCAATTGAAGTGTAAATATGGATGCCCCTTATACAACAAAGATACTTTACATCCTCCATTTGCACCCAGTGCAGAAGAAACCAGGAAAGTAATTAAAGAATATGATTATGCCCTATTACTTGCCGGCCCCGATGGACCTAAACTATCTCAAAAGGCCATTATGATTGAGCATGAGGCCTATGCTATAGGATATTATAAAGCATTTGCTCTATTATCATTGCCCTTTGGTACCAGCCCCACTTGACAATCCGACCAAAACACGACTCAGGCTGAGTCATCCGTACCCCAAGGAAAAAACAAAGATGCCAGACCCTTAATGGAGGCTTGCGGAATTGATGTGTTCAAAACCGCTAGAGATAATGGCTTCCAGATCGATACAAAAAAAGAAACCTATGGTCAATGGAACTTTTTTGCCTTGGTATTGCTTGATTAGACACAAAGAAATAAGCAATAGGAATTATGTTCAAATTGATTCAAGTAAAATGAAGGAGGATCCAGAATGCCTAAATGCGAAAAATGTGGACTTGAAGTTTCTAATGATGAACCTTATGAAGACAACGGCCAAAAGATTTGCGAAGATTGTAAGATAGAAGGTATTCAACACCCTGACATTCATCCGTATTTCAGTCGCATCAAGAAATCCAATGAGGAAACATCCGAATAATGAGCTTAAAAGACACAGGGGAAGGGCACAAGAAAAATGAAGTGCTATTAGATACAACAAAGACAGCGATCAATGGTTTTGTGTTATGAAACTGAGTGCACCTGCTCCTGTTTGTCTTTTAACATTAATACTTCCTGGTATTAAAAGCACTGCGAATCATTTTATAGACTTCTTTGTTTTCTCTCTTTAAGTTTGCTTTTGTTGCTAATTGCTCATGACAATTAGGGCAAAACAATGCTCCATGTGTAGGTATATGTTTGCCAAAATCGGTGAACAGCAACCTCCTTGCGGGGTTCCTTCCGGCGTGTCGTGTTTTATTCCGGCGCTACGAAGTCAAAAAATCAACAGTAAAAGCTTTATAAACAGAGCGCAACCGTCCTCCGGTTGCGCTATTTATATGACCTCCTTTAATAAATCTCAATTTCACCATAATGATCTTATTACGTGTAAATCCATTTTCTATCACATCTATATTATACCAGAAAATAAGTCCTTGCCAAATAATTCCATTAGCCGTAATCTTTTGCTATTGATCTTTCCTCTAATAATCCAATAGGTTTCAGTAATGAATTTCATGGGATATTTAGCCGATAATCACATACACCAGCTCCGGAGGATTTCCAAGACGAGGAATCCACCGATCGCCCGGAACCGCTATGATGTCCGGCTTTCGGGAGTCCAACGATTCCCGCATTGCCTCCCAGCTTCTATCATGGAGATCGGCGACTATTGCGATGGTGAGCTGTTTAGACACATCAGCTGCTATTCTGTAATCCGTTACTACCAGTCGCTGCATTACTCGCCACCTTCCTTTAAATCAAATGTAAAGCATACTTGCCAAAACATTTCACAAAAACACAGCTTTAATAATCAGCCAAATTATAAACAGCCAAATCACGGCAA
This window harbors:
- a CDS encoding anthranilate synthase component II, which encodes MILLIDNYDSFSYNLYQLIGSINPDIKVIRNDDMTTDEIDALRPEAIIISPGPGRPEAAGICIETVLRFGDQYPILGVCLGHQAICQAFGATVSYAKELMHGKQSRTFLDTDSALFKGLPEVIPVARYHSLAVIEDTIPQCLRIIARTEDGEIMGVKHQEYNLFGLQFHPESIMTPDGPQMLRNFLKEISERNY
- a CDS encoding anthranilate synthase component I family protein, which codes for MVKPSLKEVRKIAETGKYNVVPVSTEMMSDIKTPIEVLKILKNVSNNCYMLESVTGDEKWGRYTFLGFDPKLEITCINGQMKIGLLSFETEDPGKYIRQVLDQYKSPRFDDLPSFTGGLVGYFSYDYLKYSEPAFTSDVEDPEGFKDVDLMLFDKVIAFDNFRQKITLIANIELADLEKNYNKAMMELENLKKLIKNGKPCLDEPGKLTSEFNPLFDEARYCAMVEKAKHHIREGDIFQIVLSNRLEAGFEGSLLNTYRMLRTINPSPYMFFFASSDIEIAGASPETLVKLENGVLHTFPLAGTRLRGNSEAEDKALEESLLSDPKELAEHNMLVDLGRNDLGRISKFGTVEVSKLHTIERFSHVMHIGSTVCGEIREDKDALDAVDAILPAGTLSGAPKIRACQLINDLENNRRGIYGGAIGYIDFTGNLDTCIAIRIAYKKNNKVFIRSGAGIVADSVPENEYQECINKATVVVNAIKMAEEVES
- a CDS encoding ATP-binding protein; this encodes MKNRDLYLIQLIQYRDKPLIKVITGLRRCGKSTLLSLFENYLIENGVVKDHIIRMNFESFEFDEITSYKELHAYIKERLINNRDKHYILLDEVQQVSSWEKVVNSFLVDANVDIYITGSNAYLLSSELSTLLSGRYVEIKMQPLSFKEYLDFTENDKICNLQEKFNQYLKYGGLPTVVDLMDNPDTIGPFLEGIYNTVLIKDVIKRNGVRDAALLESILKFIAANIGSIVSTKKISDYLTSSGRKTTSDTIDNYLRMLENAFIIYKANRYDLKGKMFLKTLEKYYIVDMGIRNQLAGLRNTDYGHILENLVYLELLRRGYDVTIGKVGKLEVDFVATKADEKIYYQVSATILDEKTRERELRPLESISDNYPKYILTMDQTVFNDYSGIKVKNIIDFLLE
- a CDS encoding CynX/NimT family MFS transporter, producing MGNNHVNDSYKWVILAISFLIMMGFAFSLQALPPLFSQIAKDVSFSNSQEGMLMGAYAIPGIFLPLLIAYMANRFDMKAMILAGLLIMIVGVTAFSLAGFFSLLFFCRLIAGVGATVVIVLAPILITMFFDEKNIGLGMGIFNIAVPTGTVLAANLFGYLGGVVGWRGIMWIIAGYLAVVLALVFFALYLPKNEIGNNSSSSGSSSNIGGNLGVWLLAAIWALANLQLLSYMTFGSKLYQSLGISVQSAGFLTSLIMLVSIFLAPIIGIIFDKTGRKKPYLLIGSFISLVSFAFLAKNILPLPLLALGLGIGFTPIPVFVFAYLPQIVKPHQIGMGMGILTVASNLGTTIGPPALGSILDLTAGNFSIAFMGLSLVSLIIILITWLGLKPVKAGQNYL
- a CDS encoding ArsR/SmtB family transcription factor; amino-acid sequence: MENYIEEQNFFKAFADASRLKIIEVLSLECKSVNEIARLAGLSQPLTSHHLKVLTKAGIARAESRASFNYY
- the mbdU gene encoding metal-binding double selenoprotein MbdU, with the protein product MVEMLNNTQSTESCUPPKKDVGQHPMETNANTKTNTKTNAITNTEHCQMCGQPLTYLSVGKELTCHQCGKTEIGNIYCPNDHYICDDCHGKDLFEVILQVIETTPEKNPFMIAEELMGHGRVPMLGCENAWIAAGSFLAALKNEGTLKVTDDQIHEALQRTRKQALGGYCGLTGVCGIAPAMGACFSVILGASCPKDQETSKTMSVVGDVIHAIASHTGPCCCKAFVRVSLDQAVEYAQKYFNVSLETADKDLVCTYVTRHPHGCRMEKCPYYRPDETAEIHCHSNNNYYAEEIQSLSKMEQLQKKALELGAQNAKIIQTDTIAVAEWVQLKCKYGCPLYNKDTLHPPFAPSAEETRKVIKEYDYALLLAGPDGPKLSQKAIMIEHEAYAIGYYKAFALLSLPFGTSPTUQSDQNTTQAESSVPQGKNKDARPLMEACGIDVFKTARDNGFQIDTKKETYGQWNFFALVLLD